One region of Acidovorax sp. T1 genomic DNA includes:
- a CDS encoding aspartate kinase — translation MQDVQNSKISVEKIGGTSMTAFGDVLRHIMLHDPQRIYGRIYVVSAYSGVTNQLLEHKKTGERGIYALFAEGKGYQDALTQLAASLKKLNAGYADLGLPLNVADAFIDQRIGQAREYLNAMQHVLASGYLSRKDVLLAAREVLASIGESHSAFNSVEILKANGVNAILMDLAGFNDSEAWTIDERIAHSFKDLDLSDKVVVATGYTKGTEGIMREFDRGYSEVTFSKIAVEVRPAEAVIHKEFHLSSADPNLVGLENAIVVGATNYDVADQLADVGMEAIHPKASKPMELAGIPIRLKNTFEPNHPGTLITKDFVGERARVEIVTGTDKVTLIEIHDPSMVGTVGFDAGLMNVFCKHDVSYILKATNANSIAHLVWDNQVTSELVAELQDAYQVVTIKPSAIVCTIGSNIGIPGVLAKAAQALADVHVNVNCVSQTLRQVNMQFVIEREDYKTAIKALNMALCVNSGTPVPRV, via the coding sequence ATGCAAGACGTTCAAAACTCCAAGATCTCTGTCGAGAAGATCGGCGGCACTTCCATGACCGCCTTTGGCGATGTGCTGCGCCACATCATGCTGCACGATCCCCAACGCATTTACGGCCGGATCTATGTGGTGTCCGCCTACTCTGGGGTGACCAACCAGCTGCTGGAGCACAAGAAGACGGGCGAGCGCGGCATCTACGCCCTGTTTGCTGAAGGCAAGGGCTACCAGGACGCCTTGACCCAACTGGCCGCCAGCCTGAAAAAGCTGAACGCGGGTTACGCCGACCTGGGTTTGCCGCTCAATGTGGCCGATGCCTTCATCGACCAGCGTATCGGCCAGGCGCGCGAATACCTGAACGCCATGCAGCATGTGCTGGCCAGCGGTTACCTCAGCCGCAAGGATGTGCTGCTGGCGGCGCGCGAAGTGCTGGCCTCCATTGGCGAGTCGCACAGCGCGTTCAATTCGGTCGAGATCCTCAAGGCCAATGGCGTCAATGCCATCCTGATGGACCTGGCCGGTTTCAACGACAGCGAAGCATGGACGATTGACGAGCGCATTGCCCACAGTTTCAAGGACCTGGACCTGAGCGACAAGGTCGTGGTGGCCACTGGCTACACCAAGGGCACCGAAGGCATCATGCGCGAGTTTGACCGGGGCTATTCCGAGGTGACTTTCAGCAAGATCGCCGTGGAAGTGCGCCCCGCCGAGGCCGTGATCCACAAGGAATTCCACCTGTCGTCCGCCGACCCCAACCTGGTGGGCCTGGAAAACGCCATCGTGGTGGGCGCCACCAACTACGACGTGGCCGACCAGCTGGCCGACGTGGGCATGGAAGCCATCCACCCGAAGGCCTCCAAGCCGATGGAACTGGCCGGCATTCCCATCCGCCTGAAGAACACCTTTGAGCCCAACCACCCCGGCACACTCATCACGAAGGACTTTGTGGGCGAGCGCGCCCGTGTGGAAATCGTCACCGGCACCGACAAGGTCACGCTGATCGAGATTCACGACCCCAGCATGGTGGGCACCGTGGGCTTTGATGCGGGCCTGATGAACGTGTTCTGCAAGCACGACGTGAGCTACATCCTGAAGGCGACCAACGCCAACTCCATCGCCCATCTGGTGTGGGACAACCAGGTCACGTCCGAGCTGGTGGCGGAGCTGCAAGACGCCTACCAGGTCGTGACGATCAAGCCCAGCGCAATTGTTTGCACCATTGGCTCCAACATCGGCATCCCCGGCGTGCTGGCCAAGGCAGCGCAGGCGCTGGCCGATGTCCATGTCAATGTGAACTGCGTGTCGCAAACCCTGCGCCAGGTGAACATGCAGTTCGTGATCGAGCGCGAAGACTACAAGACCGCCATCAAGGCGCTGAACATGGCGCTGTGCGTCAACTCGGGGACGCCGGTTCCGCGTGTCTGA
- a CDS encoding M48 metallopeptidase family protein, whose protein sequence is MFRLLTDGTSVSENRATGEKSSTVRFIDFDKVSNNRFIAVCQFKVRILGTEHHIVPDVVLFVNGIPVVVVEAKSPKVKDALSVIDYVIVHELAHLLESNHTPDFWNIVRAKVPGVQFDSFIESRLA, encoded by the coding sequence GTGTTTCGCCTGCTGACTGATGGCACCAGCGTGAGTGAAAACCGCGCGACGGGCGAAAAAAGCTCCACGGTGCGGTTCATCGATTTTGACAAGGTGAGCAACAACCGTTTCATTGCGGTGTGCCAGTTCAAGGTGCGTATTTTGGGCACAGAGCACCACATCGTTCCCGACGTAGTGCTGTTTGTGAACGGTATCCCGGTGGTGGTGGTAGAGGCCAAATCACCGAAGGTGAAAGACGCTTTGTCGGTGATTGACTACGTCATCGTGCATGAGTTGGCGCATCTGTTGGAGTCGAATCACACGCCAGACTTCTGGAACATTGTGCGAGCCAAGGTGCCCGGAGTTCAATTTGATAGTTTTATTGAGTCGCGATTGGCCTGA
- a CDS encoding Fic family protein codes for MGEFDLAIGVSHPAMARFRQLAQRSGRLDAETLAESDANLLDKLRLKDGAYFKRATALLFAADPQRFVTGAFVKVGYFQTETELLYHDEVEGDLFHQAQTTLDLLLTKYLKAVISYEGIVRVETFPVPRAALREAVLNALVHRDYAVTAPVQIRVYEDRLRLWNPAVLPEGWTMDTLLGAHSSSPYNPALANAFFRAGEIEAWGRGVERIFAACEAAGSPKPVLRYEPNDMWLEFAFDPAYLKVLRAGQKQAEQVEVLVAPEVTEQVTEQVTEQVERLMNVLGDQTLSLQALMQALGLVHRPNFMALYVRPALGAGLVQMTVPEKPNSRLQKYQLTALGRQWLNKDRP; via the coding sequence GTGGGGGAATTTGACCTGGCCATCGGGGTGTCGCACCCGGCCATGGCGCGGTTTCGCCAGCTGGCCCAGCGCAGTGGGCGGCTGGATGCCGAGACGCTGGCCGAGAGCGATGCTAATTTGCTGGACAAGCTGCGCCTGAAAGACGGCGCTTATTTCAAAAGGGCCACCGCCTTGCTGTTTGCGGCAGACCCGCAGCGCTTTGTGACTGGGGCGTTTGTGAAGGTAGGGTATTTCCAGACCGAGACCGAGCTGCTGTACCACGACGAGGTAGAGGGCGACTTGTTCCACCAGGCCCAGACCACGCTGGATTTGCTGCTGACCAAGTACCTGAAAGCGGTGATTTCATACGAGGGCATTGTGCGTGTGGAGACCTTCCCCGTGCCGCGTGCAGCGCTGCGCGAGGCGGTGCTGAACGCACTGGTGCACCGCGACTATGCGGTGACCGCACCGGTGCAAATTCGGGTGTACGAAGACCGCTTGCGCCTATGGAACCCGGCGGTGCTGCCCGAGGGCTGGACGATGGACACGCTGCTGGGCGCGCATTCGTCCAGCCCCTACAACCCGGCGCTGGCGAATGCTTTTTTCAGGGCGGGCGAGATTGAGGCCTGGGGCCGTGGGGTGGAGCGGATTTTTGCGGCCTGCGAAGCAGCGGGGTCGCCCAAACCGGTGCTGCGCTATGAGCCCAACGATATGTGGCTGGAGTTTGCGTTTGACCCGGCGTATTTGAAGGTGCTGCGGGCTGGGCAAAAGCAGGCCGAACAAGTCGAAGTCCTGGTTGCCCCCGAAGTCACCGAACAAGTCACCGAACAAGTCACCGAACAAGTCGAGCGCCTGATGAATGTGCTGGGCGATCAAACACTGAGCTTGCAAGCGCTGATGCAGGCATTGGGCTTGGTGCACCGACCCAACTTTATGGCGCTGTATGTGCGGCCCGCGTTGGGTGCTGGGCTTGTGCAAATGACCGTGCCAGAGAAGCCGAACAGTCGGCTCCAAAAATACCAATTGACTGCCCTAGGGAGGCAGTGGCTTAACAAGGACAGGCCATGA
- the istB gene encoding IS21-like element helper ATPase IstB, protein MNMIEIERALRELRLSGIAETLSTRVMQAQAAQQPFLETFAAMLQDELDRRRSRLTERRFKRSGLDERPSLADFDWRFNPKLPRSACFELHTLKFIGEGANALIIGKPGTGKSHVAKAVAYQATLQGYDVRYLEADTEFARYALATTAERTELLKDWVAPDLLVLDDLFLARRISEHAAEVLQAIVHQRYKLRRAVLITSNRVVQDWGKYLGDATMASTILDRLMHRCAMLEFEGKSYRLKEAAARIAITPESS, encoded by the coding sequence ATGAACATGATCGAGATCGAACGCGCGCTGCGCGAGCTGCGCCTGTCCGGCATCGCCGAGACCCTGTCCACCCGCGTGATGCAGGCCCAGGCCGCCCAGCAGCCTTTCCTGGAGACCTTCGCCGCCATGCTGCAAGACGAGCTGGACCGCCGGCGCTCTCGCCTGACCGAGCGCCGCTTCAAGCGCTCGGGTCTGGATGAGCGCCCCTCGCTGGCTGACTTCGACTGGCGTTTCAACCCGAAGCTGCCGCGCAGCGCCTGCTTCGAGTTGCACACCCTGAAGTTCATCGGCGAGGGGGCCAACGCGCTGATCATCGGCAAGCCGGGCACCGGCAAGAGCCATGTGGCCAAGGCCGTGGCCTACCAGGCCACGCTGCAGGGCTATGACGTGCGTTACCTGGAAGCCGACACCGAGTTCGCCCGTTACGCGCTGGCCACTACGGCAGAGCGCACCGAGCTGCTCAAGGACTGGGTCGCGCCGGACCTGCTCGTCCTCGATGACCTGTTCCTGGCCAGACGCATCAGCGAGCATGCCGCTGAAGTCCTACAGGCCATCGTGCACCAGCGCTACAAGCTGCGCCGCGCTGTTCTCATCACGTCCAACCGCGTGGTGCAGGACTGGGGCAAATACCTCGGCGACGCCACCATGGCCAGCACCATCCTGGATCGCCTCATGCACCGCTGCGCGATGCTGGAGTTCGAGGGCAAGAGCTACCGCCTCAAGGAGGCCGCTGCACGCATCGCCATCACACCCGAGTCGTCATAA
- the istA gene encoding IS21 family transposase → MNVLKSNQRATIETLLERNTSQREIARITGIDRKTVRSYHQRWLEQLQSNSPGVATGSAQQIPPPWPPAAVPVATSLCEPWREFIEAQLRLKRNAMAIFQDLVDQHGFTGQYNSVKRFCAKLRHKEPEQFDRLSFLPGEEMQVDYGEGAPTRVPGSERYRKPRLFVATLRYSRASFRCVVWKSSQQIWAELHERALRYFGGCPQYVVLDNLKEGVLKPDLYEPDLNPVYAAALAHYGVVADPARVRDPNRKGTVEHAIGHTQATALKGRRFESIEAQNEFLAHWEKSWASKRIHGTERRQVQAMFEEERSHLKPLPVLGMQYFDEAVRTVCDDSCVRVDHSSYAARPANIGSKVLVRIYAQRIEIRDMHTRALLRTHAKAERPGTVILPMEERVFNPSRETRLILRQAGEIGEHASRLCELLFAIEGRVGQRKLWGIVGLMRRYPAHCINAACAQALEQGVYSYKRVLALTEALFAQAMAAIEATCGEAPAAGAHALTQQHELIRDAEEYSDLFALAAATANTTTTTTTTTNNTTNAPGVQP, encoded by the coding sequence GTGAATGTCTTGAAGTCCAACCAACGCGCCACCATAGAGACACTGCTGGAGCGCAATACATCGCAACGCGAGATCGCCCGCATCACGGGCATCGACCGCAAGACGGTCAGGAGCTATCACCAACGCTGGCTGGAGCAACTGCAGTCAAATTCCCCCGGGGTGGCCACCGGCTCGGCCCAGCAAATTCCCCCACCCTGGCCACCGGCTGCTGTGCCGGTGGCCACCTCCCTGTGCGAACCCTGGCGCGAGTTCATCGAAGCCCAGTTGCGTCTGAAGCGCAACGCCATGGCCATCTTCCAGGACCTGGTCGACCAGCACGGATTTACTGGTCAGTACAACTCGGTCAAACGCTTCTGTGCAAAGCTGCGCCACAAGGAGCCCGAGCAGTTCGACCGCCTGTCCTTTCTGCCTGGGGAGGAGATGCAGGTGGACTACGGCGAGGGCGCGCCCACCCGCGTGCCGGGCAGCGAGCGGTACCGCAAGCCCCGCCTGTTCGTGGCCACGCTGCGCTACTCGCGCGCCAGTTTCCGGTGCGTGGTCTGGAAGTCCAGCCAGCAGATCTGGGCCGAGCTGCACGAGCGGGCCCTGCGGTACTTCGGGGGCTGCCCCCAGTACGTGGTGCTGGACAATCTGAAGGAAGGCGTCCTCAAGCCCGACCTGTACGAGCCCGATCTCAACCCGGTGTACGCCGCCGCCCTGGCGCACTACGGCGTGGTGGCCGACCCGGCGCGGGTGCGAGACCCCAACCGCAAGGGCACGGTGGAGCATGCCATCGGCCATACCCAGGCCACGGCCTTGAAGGGCCGGCGCTTTGAGTCCATCGAGGCCCAGAACGAGTTCCTGGCGCACTGGGAGAAGAGCTGGGCATCCAAGCGCATCCACGGCACCGAGCGACGCCAGGTGCAGGCCATGTTCGAGGAAGAGCGCAGCCACCTCAAACCCCTGCCAGTGCTGGGAATGCAGTATTTCGACGAGGCGGTGCGCACCGTCTGCGACGACAGCTGTGTGCGGGTGGATCACAGCAGCTACGCCGCTCGCCCGGCGAACATCGGCTCCAAGGTGTTGGTGCGCATCTACGCCCAGCGCATCGAGATTCGTGACATGCACACCCGTGCCTTGCTGCGCACCCACGCCAAGGCCGAGCGTCCCGGCACGGTGATTCTGCCCATGGAGGAGCGGGTGTTCAATCCGTCTCGCGAGACCCGCCTGATCCTGCGTCAGGCCGGCGAGATTGGTGAGCACGCCAGCCGGCTGTGTGAGCTGCTCTTTGCCATCGAGGGTCGTGTCGGGCAGCGCAAGCTCTGGGGCATTGTGGGACTCATGCGCCGTTACCCGGCGCACTGCATCAATGCCGCCTGCGCCCAGGCCCTGGAGCAAGGGGTCTACAGCTACAAGCGCGTGCTGGCGCTGACCGAAGCCCTCTTTGCCCAGGCGATGGCGGCCATCGAGGCTACCTGCGGCGAAGCACCCGCCGCCGGTGCCCACGCGCTGACGCAGCAGCATGAGCTCATCCGAGACGCTGAGGAGTACAGCGATCTCTTCGCGCTCGCCGCCGCCACGGCAAACACCACCACCACCACCACCACCACCACCAACAACACCACCAACGCACCGGGAGTTCAGCCATGA
- a CDS encoding AlbA family DNA-binding domain-containing protein, with protein MRHQESQHTEWKETWRDDYLRWVCGFANAQGGRLLLGVNDQGRVVGLPDAAKLLEDLPNKVRDLLGMVVDVNLHKEGGEGDLPYLELVVQAYPNPISYRGHYYMRSGSTLQELKGAALDRFLLGRQGRTWDGVPLPQFSLADVSPDGHPNSPVYGHLKLPHLN; from the coding sequence ATGCGCCACCAAGAATCCCAACACACCGAATGGAAAGAAACGTGGCGCGACGACTATTTGCGCTGGGTGTGCGGCTTTGCCAATGCGCAAGGCGGGCGTTTGTTGCTGGGGGTGAATGACCAGGGCCGGGTGGTGGGCCTGCCCGATGCGGCCAAGCTGCTGGAGGACTTGCCCAACAAGGTGCGCGACCTGCTGGGCATGGTGGTGGATGTGAACCTGCACAAAGAAGGTGGAGAAGGCGACTTGCCATATCTGGAGCTGGTGGTGCAGGCCTACCCCAACCCCATCAGCTACCGGGGCCACTACTACATGCGCAGTGGCAGCACGCTGCAAGAACTCAAAGGCGCGGCGCTAGACCGGTTTTTGTTGGGCCGCCAAGGCCGCACCTGGGACGGCGTGCCCTTGCCCCAGTTCAGTCTGGCCGATGTGTCCCCTGATGGCCACCCAAATTCCCCCGTCTATGGCCACCTCAAACTCCCCCACCTGAACTGA
- the lpdA gene encoding dihydrolipoyl dehydrogenase, producing MAIIDIKVPDIGDFAEVAIIEVLVKPGDTIKAEQSLITVESDKASMEIPSSHAGVVKELKVKLGDKIAEGSVVLTLEVQGAGAAAPAPAAAPAPAVSEQKQAPAPALQAQAAINTVASSFAGTADLDCDVLVLGGGPGGYSAAFRAADLGLKVIIVERYAALGGVCLNVGCIPSKALLHVAAVMDEVSHLSAAGIDFGAPKVNVDTLRGHKEKVIGKLTGGLAAMAKMRKVTTVRGYGAFVGANHLEVEETTGTGQEKTGTKKVIAFKKAIIAAGSQAVRLPFMPNDPRVVDSTGALALSGVPKRMLILGGGIIGLEMGTVYSTLGARLDVVEMMDGLMQGADRDLVKIWQKMNAKRFDNIMLKTKTVGAEATPEGIKVTFAPAEEGGTTPEPQVYDLVLQAVGRTPNGKKIAAEKAGVAVTDRGFINVDIQMRTNVPHIFAIGDIVGQPMLAHKAVHEAHVAAEVIAGELQGNKELAAAAFNARVIPSVAYTDPEVAWVGLTEDQAKAQGIKVKKGLFPWTASGRAIANGRDEGVTKLLFDDSPEAHGHGKILGGGIVGTHAGDMIGEIALAIEMGADAVDIGKTIHPHPTLGESIGMAAEIAHGSCTDVPPQKK from the coding sequence ATGGCAATCATCGACATCAAGGTGCCCGACATCGGCGACTTCGCCGAAGTGGCCATCATCGAAGTGCTGGTCAAACCCGGCGACACCATCAAGGCCGAGCAAAGCCTGATCACCGTGGAGTCTGACAAGGCCTCCATGGAGATCCCCTCCAGCCACGCTGGCGTGGTGAAAGAGCTGAAAGTGAAGCTTGGCGACAAAATCGCCGAAGGCTCGGTGGTGCTGACGCTGGAAGTGCAGGGTGCAGGCGCAGCCGCTCCAGCGCCTGCAGCTGCCCCTGCGCCCGCGGTTTCTGAGCAAAAACAGGCTCCAGCGCCCGCCCTACAAGCGCAAGCAGCTATCAATACAGTAGCGTCCAGCTTTGCTGGTACGGCGGATCTGGACTGCGACGTGCTCGTGCTGGGCGGCGGCCCCGGCGGTTATTCGGCGGCGTTCCGCGCGGCCGACCTGGGCCTCAAGGTCATCATCGTCGAGCGCTACGCAGCCCTGGGCGGCGTGTGCCTGAACGTGGGCTGCATCCCGTCCAAGGCGCTGCTGCACGTGGCCGCCGTCATGGACGAGGTCAGCCATCTGTCCGCTGCAGGCATTGACTTTGGCGCGCCCAAAGTCAACGTCGATACGCTGCGCGGCCACAAGGAAAAGGTCATCGGCAAGCTCACCGGCGGCCTGGCCGCCATGGCCAAGATGCGCAAGGTGACCACCGTGCGTGGCTACGGTGCCTTCGTTGGCGCCAACCACCTTGAAGTGGAAGAGACCACCGGCACTGGCCAGGAGAAGACGGGCACCAAGAAGGTCATCGCCTTCAAGAAAGCCATCATCGCCGCCGGCAGCCAGGCCGTGCGCCTGCCGTTCATGCCCAACGACCCGCGCGTGGTCGATTCCACCGGCGCCCTGGCGCTCAGCGGTGTGCCTAAGCGCATGCTCATCCTGGGCGGCGGCATCATCGGCCTGGAAATGGGCACGGTGTACAGCACCCTGGGCGCACGCCTGGATGTGGTGGAAATGATGGACGGCCTGATGCAGGGCGCCGACCGCGACCTGGTCAAGATCTGGCAGAAGATGAACGCCAAGCGCTTCGACAACATCATGTTGAAGACGAAAACCGTGGGTGCCGAGGCCACACCTGAAGGCATCAAGGTCACATTCGCGCCAGCGGAAGAGGGCGGCACCACCCCCGAACCCCAGGTGTACGACCTGGTGCTGCAGGCCGTGGGCCGCACGCCCAACGGCAAAAAGATCGCTGCTGAAAAGGCTGGCGTGGCCGTGACGGACCGTGGCTTCATCAACGTCGATATCCAGATGCGCACCAACGTGCCGCACATCTTCGCCATCGGCGACATCGTGGGCCAGCCCATGCTGGCGCACAAGGCGGTGCATGAGGCACACGTGGCGGCAGAAGTCATCGCGGGTGAACTGCAGGGCAACAAGGAACTGGCAGCCGCCGCCTTCAACGCCCGCGTTATTCCCAGTGTGGCCTACACCGACCCCGAAGTGGCATGGGTCGGCCTCACCGAAGACCAGGCCAAGGCCCAAGGCATCAAGGTCAAGAAGGGCCTGTTCCCCTGGACGGCCTCGGGCCGCGCCATTGCCAACGGCCGCGACGAAGGCGTGACCAAACTGCTGTTCGACGACTCGCCCGAGGCCCATGGCCACGGCAAGATCCTGGGCGGCGGCATCGTGGGCACCCACGCTGGCGACATGATCGGCGAGATTGCCCTGGCCATCGAAATGGGCGCCGACGCCGTGGACATCGGCAAGACCATCCACCCGCACCCCACGCTGGGCGAAAGCATTGGCATGGCGGCGGAGATTGCGCACGGCAGCTGCACCGACGTGCCGCCGCAAAAGAAGTGA
- the aceF gene encoding dihydrolipoyllysine-residue acetyltransferase, with amino-acid sequence MALVEIQVPDIGDFDEVGVIELLVKPGDTVKAEQSLITVESDKASMEIPSSHAGVVKELRVQVGDKVKQGSVVLTLDVVGAVSESNTAPAQSQQAQAATQTVATTPALNAASVAAAAPAGPLEVRVPDIGDFKDVAVIEMLVKVGDTIKVEQSLFTVESDKASMEIPSPAAGVLKELKVKIGDTVNIGDLVAVLEGATAAAAPVAAPAVAAVAAVAAPAAATVSVAVPAHQPGTPTAGLPHASPSVRKFARELGVPIDEVKGTGPKGRITQDDVAAFTKQVMAGAVQTKAQAAKAPASGGGSGVGLDLLPWPKVDFTKFGPVERKDLSRIKKISGANLHRNWVVIPHVTNHDDADITDLEAFRVQFNKENEKSGVKVTMLAFMIKAAVAALKKFPEFNSSLDGDQLVMKNYFHIGFAADTPNGLVVPVIKDADQKGIVQISKEMGELAAKAREGKLAPADMQGGCFSISSLGGIGGRYFTPIINAPEVAIMGVCKSSIEPKWDGKQFAPRLMLPLSLSWDHRVIDGAAAARFNVYFASLLADFRRIVM; translated from the coding sequence ATGGCATTGGTAGAAATCCAAGTTCCGGACATCGGTGACTTCGACGAAGTCGGCGTGATCGAGTTGCTGGTCAAGCCCGGCGACACCGTCAAGGCCGAGCAATCGCTGATCACGGTGGAGTCCGATAAGGCATCGATGGAGATTCCTTCGAGCCACGCGGGCGTCGTCAAAGAGCTGCGCGTGCAGGTCGGCGACAAGGTCAAGCAAGGCTCGGTGGTGCTGACGCTCGACGTTGTGGGGGCTGTTTCTGAGTCAAATACGGCTCCAGCCCAATCGCAGCAAGCGCAAGCAGCTACTCAAACAGTAGCAACAACGCCGGCCCTCAACGCCGCTTCTGTGGCGGCGGCGGCGCCCGCCGGCCCGCTGGAAGTGCGCGTGCCCGACATTGGCGATTTCAAGGACGTGGCCGTCATCGAGATGCTGGTCAAGGTCGGCGACACCATCAAGGTTGAGCAGTCGCTGTTCACCGTCGAGTCCGACAAGGCCTCCATGGAGATCCCTTCGCCCGCCGCAGGCGTGCTCAAGGAACTCAAGGTCAAGATCGGCGACACGGTCAATATTGGCGATCTGGTGGCCGTGCTGGAAGGCGCCACCGCAGCGGCAGCCCCCGTGGCTGCCCCGGCAGTTGCCGCAGTTGCAGCGGTAGCTGCGCCTGCCGCTGCCACAGTCTCGGTGGCCGTTCCCGCTCACCAGCCCGGCACGCCCACGGCAGGCCTGCCCCATGCATCGCCTTCCGTGCGCAAGTTCGCCCGCGAACTGGGTGTGCCCATCGACGAGGTCAAGGGCACCGGCCCCAAGGGCCGTATCACCCAGGACGACGTGGCCGCCTTCACCAAGCAGGTGATGGCAGGCGCCGTGCAGACCAAGGCCCAGGCGGCCAAGGCGCCTGCAAGTGGTGGCGGCTCCGGCGTGGGCCTTGATCTGCTGCCCTGGCCCAAGGTCGATTTCACCAAGTTCGGCCCGGTGGAGCGCAAGGACCTCTCGCGCATCAAGAAGATCAGCGGCGCCAACCTGCACCGCAACTGGGTGGTCATCCCGCACGTCACCAACCACGACGACGCGGACATCACCGACCTGGAAGCCTTTCGCGTGCAGTTCAACAAAGAGAACGAAAAGAGCGGCGTCAAGGTCACCATGCTCGCCTTCATGATCAAGGCCGCCGTGGCCGCGCTCAAGAAGTTCCCCGAGTTCAACAGCTCGCTCGACGGCGACCAGCTGGTGATGAAGAACTACTTCCACATCGGCTTTGCGGCCGACACGCCCAACGGCCTGGTGGTTCCCGTCATCAAGGATGCCGACCAGAAGGGCATCGTCCAGATCAGCAAGGAAATGGGCGAACTCGCCGCCAAGGCGCGCGAAGGCAAGCTGGCCCCGGCAGACATGCAGGGTGGATGCTTCTCCATCAGCTCGCTGGGCGGCATTGGTGGCCGTTACTTCACGCCCATCATCAACGCGCCTGAAGTCGCCATCATGGGCGTGTGCAAGAGCAGCATCGAACCCAAGTGGGACGGCAAGCAATTCGCCCCACGCCTGATGCTGCCCCTCTCCTTGAGCTGGGACCACCGCGTGATCGACGGCGCCGCCGCCGCGCGCTTCAACGTGTACTTTGCCTCGCTGCTGGCGGACTTCCGCCGCATCGTGATGTAA